A single window of Colletotrichum destructivum chromosome 9, complete sequence DNA harbors:
- a CDS encoding Putative major facilitator, sugar transporter, major facilitator superfamily: MSDPKHPASVREDKETAIHQHADDVAAAAAAAPNQHTNSQHPEDLAAEAANAAEAEHQMTLLEAIRTYPKAIGWSVLLSSTLIMEGYDLALLGNLYSSPVFNRKYGAWSEAQGRYVVSAAWQSGLSNGARAGEVFGLVIAGWTADRYGYRVTTMGFLVLMIAFIFVLFFAPNVQILVLGEVLCGIPWGAFQSVTPAYASEVAPVVLRPYLTTFINMCWVIGQFFSAAVNKGSFHHQDEWAYRIPFGVQWVWPVPILIGLFFAPESPWWYVRHNDKAAAKRALLRLTSRNQPNFNPDETIAMIEHTNEMERRVKEGVTYRDCFRGVDLRRTEIVVGIWLVQTLGGQNLMGYFSYFLTQAGMDPGNSFSLSMGQYALGMVGTAGSWFLMHRIGRRTIHFSGLCTQFVLLLVVGFLSFSGSNAAVWAIGAMLILFTFVYDFTVGPVTYSLVSELSSTRLKNKTIVMARAGYNASNIFVNVMTNYQLSSTAWNWGARTALFWAGTCLLSSVWVYFRVPEPKGRTYAELDLLFEHKVSARKFAGTKIDPYSQGLSGEKKLTEEH; this comes from the exons ATGTCCGACCCGAAGCACCCCGCCTCCGTCcgcgaggacaaggagacggCCATCCACCAACATGcagacgacgtcgccgccgccgccgccgccgcccccaaccAACACACAAACTCCCAACACCCGGAAGacctcgcggccgaggccgccaacgccgccgaggccgagcacCAGATGAcgctcctcgaggccatccggACGTACCCGAAGGCCATCGGCTGGTCCGTCCTGCTCTCCTCCACGCTCATCATGGAGGGGTACGACCTCGCCCTGCTGGGCAACCTGTACTCGTCGCCCGTCTTCAACCGCAAGTACGGCGCCTGGAGCGAAGCCCAGGGCCGCTacgtcgtctcggccgcctggCAGTCGGGCCTGTCCAACGGCGCgcgcgccggcgaggtgTTCGggctcgtcatcgccggctgGACGGCGGACCGGTACGGCTACCGCGTCACCACCATGGGGTTCCTGGTCCTGATGATCGCCTTCATCTTTGTGCTGTTCTTCGCGCCCAACGTGCAAATCCTCGTGCTCGGGGAGGTCCTCTGCG GAATCCCCTGGGGTGCGTTTCAGAGCGTCACGCCGGCCTACGCCTCCGAGGTCGCCCCCGTCGTCCTCAGACCGTATCTCACCACCTTCATCAACATGTGCTGG GTCATTGGTCAattcttctcggccgccgtcaacaaGGGCTCGTTCCACCACCAGGATGAGTGGGCTTACAGGATCCCCTTTGGAGTGCAATGGGTCTGGCCCGTCCCCATCCTCATCGGCCTCTTTTTCGCCCCCGA ATCCCCATGGTGGTACGTCCGACATAACGACAAGGCGGCCGCCAAGCGCGCCCTCCTGCGGCTCACGTCGCGCAACCAGCCCAACTTCAACCCGGACGAGACCATCGCCATGATCGAGCACACCAACGAGATGGAGCGGCGCGTCAAGGAGGGCGTCACCTACCGCGACTGcttccgcggcgtcgacctgcGGCGCACCgagatcgtcgtcggcatctgGCTCGTCCAGACGCTCGGCGGCCAGAACCTCATGGGCTACTTCTCCTACTTCCTCACCCAGGCCGGCATGGACCCGGGCAACTCCTTCAGCCTCTCCATGGGCCAGTACGCCCTCGGTATGGTCGGCACCGCCGGCTCGTGGTTCCTCATGCACCGCATCGGCCGCCGCACCATCCACTTCTCGGGCCTGTGCACCCAattcgtcctcctcctcgtcgtcggcttcctctccttctcgggctccaacgccgccgtctgggccatcggcgccatgCTCATCCTCTTCACCTTTGTCTACGACTTCACCGTCGGGCCCGTCACATACTCCCTCGTCTCGGAGCTGTCGTCGACTCGCCTCAAGAACAAGACCATCGTCATGGCCCGCGCCGGCTACAACGCCAGCAACATCTTTGTCAACGTCATGACCAACTACCAGctctcctccaccgcctGGAACTGGGGCGCCCGCACGGCGCTGTTCTGGGCCGGCACCTGCCTGCTGTCGTCCGTCTGGGTCTACTTCCGCGTGCCCGAGCCCAAGGGCCGCACCTacgccgagctggacctGCTCTTCGAGCATAAGGTCTCGGCCAGGAAGTTCGCCGGCACCAAGATCGACCCATACTCGCAGGGGCTCAGCGGCGAGAAGAAGTTGACCGAGGAGCACTGA